A single genomic interval of Halostella salina harbors:
- a CDS encoding DNA-methyltransferase produces the protein METQHRVVVGDSRELDELADDSVELVVTSPPYPMIEMWDEAFADLDPAVGDALAAEDGREAFDLMHKQLDRVWAEVERVLVDGGIACVNVGDATRTVDGSFRVYQNHSRVVDAFEALGFEPLPEVLWRKPANSGAKFMGSGMVPPNAYVTLEHEYVLVFRNGTESRGFEPGAERRYEAAYFWEERNRWFSDVWTDINGEFQSLDGGDLRERSAAFPFEVPYRLVNMYSVYGDTVLDPFWGTGTTSLAALVAGRNSVGYEREAAFAEVFDDRIEDVSRLSRDVTRRRLDDHREFVRERRDAGKEFGYEAEHYDFPVTTKQERAIRLYSIDDVEPTADGYRAVHEPADGGDA, from the coding sequence ATGGAGACGCAGCACCGCGTCGTGGTCGGCGACTCGCGGGAACTCGACGAACTCGCCGACGACTCCGTCGAACTCGTCGTCACGTCGCCGCCGTACCCGATGATCGAGATGTGGGACGAGGCGTTCGCGGACCTCGACCCTGCGGTCGGCGACGCGCTGGCTGCCGAGGACGGCCGGGAAGCGTTCGACCTGATGCACAAGCAGTTGGACCGGGTGTGGGCGGAGGTCGAACGCGTCCTCGTCGACGGCGGTATCGCCTGCGTCAACGTCGGCGACGCGACGCGGACGGTCGACGGGAGCTTCCGGGTGTACCAGAACCACTCGCGCGTCGTCGACGCCTTCGAGGCGCTCGGCTTCGAGCCGCTGCCGGAGGTGCTGTGGCGCAAGCCGGCCAACTCGGGGGCGAAGTTCATGGGGTCGGGGATGGTGCCGCCGAACGCGTACGTGACGCTGGAACACGAGTACGTTCTGGTGTTCCGGAACGGCACGGAGTCGCGGGGGTTCGAACCGGGGGCGGAGCGACGGTACGAGGCCGCCTACTTCTGGGAGGAGCGCAACCGGTGGTTCTCGGACGTGTGGACCGACATCAACGGCGAGTTCCAGTCGCTCGACGGCGGCGACCTGCGGGAGCGGTCGGCTGCCTTCCCGTTCGAGGTGCCGTACCGCCTCGTCAACATGTACAGCGTCTACGGCGACACGGTGCTGGACCCGTTCTGGGGAACGGGCACCACGTCGCTGGCGGCGCTCGTGGCCGGGCGCAACTCGGTCGGGTACGAGCGCGAGGCTGCGTTCGCCGAGGTGTTCGACGACCGAATCGAGGACGTGTCACGACTCTCCAGAGACGTGACCCGACGGCGACTGGACGACCACCGCGAGTTCGTGCGCGAGCGGCGCGACGCAGGCAAGGAGTTCGGCTACGAGGCCGAGCACTACGACTTCCCGGTCACGACGAAACAGGAGCGAGCGATCCGGCTGTACTCGATCGACGACGTGGAGCCGACAGCCGACGGCTATCGGGCAGTCCACGAACCCGCCGACGGTGGGGACGCGTAG